One Heyndrickxia oleronia genomic window, ATGGTTTCCAAGTATTGCATCTATCGTCCAAGTAATTTCAAATGGTGGTAAATCTTCTATTTCAAGTTTGAATTTTGAATTAGCAAGTCTTTCTTCATGACTAATGGAAGGATGCGAATAAATCGTTTTTCCAGCCCTTCTTTCTTTGCCGTACCATTTTTCTATAACTTGATTGAATTGTTCCTGCCATCGTGTCGGTTTTTTATTAGATTCATAATGATCTATGATGGCAACTCCTCCATTATCAGTAACTAGTTCATACAATTCATCTAGAACGCTAACACGATCCATCCAATGAAAGGCCTTTGCTATGATTACGAGATTGAACTTTTCATTAAATTCAGACTTATATTTTTCTAAATTTCCTTCATACCAATGGATATTATTTACTCTCATTTCATTTTGCAGACGTTTTGCTTCTTCTAGCATTTCTCGTTCTAAATCAATTCCAACAATTTTCCTACACCAGTCAGAAAATCTCAACGTGAGCTGTCCAGTACCACAGCCTAAATCAAGTAACTGCTGCTCTCCGTTCAATGAAAATTTTCTAATCAAATATCTAATTAAAGAAGGTGGATACATAGGTCGATATTTTGAATAGTACTGTGCTGCCCCTTTAAATAATTCTTTGCCATATTGATTCAAATTTTTCTCTCCTCCAAGATTACGCTTTCATTTTATAACGATCTCAATGAAGATCATTTTGGCAAGCTGAACTTTCAAACTCACTCGCTAATGCCTCCATATAGATAATATCCCATTTTTGACCACGCGAGAAATGTGCCTGTCTTCTACGACCACATCTTATAAACCCAGCTTTTTCATATGCTCTTATCGCATTTTTATTAAACTCAAATACTTTTAAAAAAATATTATGTAAACCTAATGTTTGGAATGAATAATCGAGAACCAGTTTTGCTACTTCTGTTCCATAACCTTTCCCTCTGCTATCTTTTTCACCGATAACTATATTGAATTCTGCAGTGCGATTTTTATAATTTATATCTGATAAAAATGTATTACCTATTGGTTGTAAGGTATGTTTCTCGTAAATGGTAAAAAATAGGAAATTTTTATTTTGGGATATTTGTTTAAATGCGGCTATTTCTTCTTCTAAAATAACAGGTCCAGTGGTTGCAAGAGTTTTTGTCGTTTGAAAATCGTTATTCCATCGATTATATAAAGGGACTAAATCACTTCTTAATGGTCCAAGTGAAACTAATTTACCTGAAAAATTTATATTTATTTCTTTGCTTTTTATATTTTCCAATTAATTAACAACTCCTTTCTTTTCATTGATTCGACTAAAAGATTCATTTCACCTCTATTTCATTTATAGAATCATCCAAGAATATAAAACAAACATTAGATCAGTACTGAATAAGTTTTATTCCTTTACAGTGTTTATTAAGATAAGTAAAGGATACTTTTCATTCAATATGACAAATGATAAACTAGATAGGAAATTTAAATAAAAGAATCTGTAAAGGAAAGTATTTATGCCCACAGAAAAAAAAGATCCCCGTGCTGTACGTACACAACGTTTATTGAAGCAAGCTTTTATTGAATTAATGGAAGAGAAGAAATTTGATCAAATTACTGTGCAAGATATCTCAGATCGTGCAACGGTAAAACGTGTTACCTTCTATCTTCATTATAAAGATAAATATGATTTAATGTATCAATGTATTGATGAAACCTTAAATGAACTACATGATAAGGTAAATGAAAAAGTATCATTTATAGGTAACTTTGATTTTCTAGATGAACAACCACATCCCAGCTTTGTTCAATTATTCCATCAAGTTAGTGAAAATTATCCTTTTTATAATGCACTACTGGTAAAAAACCGAATCCCTTATTTAACTTCTAGGTTATTGGAAATTATTCATGAATTTGTATCAGAAGGGATTAATCAAATTGAACCTAATGATGAGAATCTCACAGCGAATCGAAGCCTGATTATTAAATATGTTGAATCTGCTTTTTTAGAGGTTATTATTTGGTGGATAGAGAGTGGGATGCATTTGTCTGAGAGTGAAATGGCCTTCCAACTAATGAATCTTTCTATTAAAGGTCCATATATTCATAATCCATTGAAAAATAAATCATAATCAGGAATAAAATTAATTTGTTTAAAAAGTCGGCCACTTTCTTATATCTTGTTTTTCAGATTGTTTTCAGCTGACCTTGAACACTTATTCATGCTTTAAGCTACATTATTCATTTTTAAAATCAATGCAAAATAAAAGGGGCAGACCCCACGATACCATCTTAAAGTTTTGTGGTATTTCGTGTGATCCTAGACCCCATAAAGATATTCACTATTATACTCAGAATGCTTATATTGCTGTCCAACCACCATCAATAACTAATTCAGCACCAGTCATGAATCGTGATTCATCAGATGCAAGGAATAGTACTCCATAAGCTACATCTTCTGGTTGTCCAA contains:
- a CDS encoding class I SAM-dependent methyltransferase → MNQYGKELFKGAAQYYSKYRPMYPPSLIRYLIRKFSLNGEQQLLDLGCGTGQLTLRFSDWCRKIVGIDLEREMLEEAKRLQNEMRVNNIHWYEGNLEKYKSEFNEKFNLVIIAKAFHWMDRVSVLDELYELVTDNGGVAIIDHYESNKKPTRWQEQFNQVIEKWYGKERRAGKTIYSHPSISHEERLANSKFKLEIEDLPPFEITWTIDAILGNHYSTSFGLKRFLKDHVEGFENEVKETLLAINKEGVFKESLNISIKLGIKNEGLSRPLQ
- a CDS encoding GNAT family N-acetyltransferase; the protein is MENIKSKEININFSGKLVSLGPLRSDLVPLYNRWNNDFQTTKTLATTGPVILEEEIAAFKQISQNKNFLFFTIYEKHTLQPIGNTFLSDINYKNRTAEFNIVIGEKDSRGKGYGTEVAKLVLDYSFQTLGLHNIFLKVFEFNKNAIRAYEKAGFIRCGRRRQAHFSRGQKWDIIYMEALASEFESSACQNDLH
- a CDS encoding TetR/AcrR family transcriptional regulator; the protein is MPTEKKDPRAVRTQRLLKQAFIELMEEKKFDQITVQDISDRATVKRVTFYLHYKDKYDLMYQCIDETLNELHDKVNEKVSFIGNFDFLDEQPHPSFVQLFHQVSENYPFYNALLVKNRIPYLTSRLLEIIHEFVSEGINQIEPNDENLTANRSLIIKYVESAFLEVIIWWIESGMHLSESEMAFQLMNLSIKGPYIHNPLKNKS